The nucleotide sequence ATTGGCCGGGAGAAGCGCGTGAACGTCAAAGCCGCCCTGTCGCCTGAGGATGTTGCCCGCGCCTGCGCCGAAGCGATGTGGGCGGAAGACGATGCCTCCAAAGGGCTCGGCATGGAGATCGTCGAGATCGGCCCGGGCTTTGCGACGCTGGCAATGAATGTGCGGCCGGACATGGTCAACGGCCAGCGCATCGCCCATGGCGGCTTCATCTTCACGCTCGCCGATTCCGCCTTCGCGTTTGCCTGCAATTCGCACAATGAACGTGTCGTGGCGGCACAGGGCCAGATCACCTTCATCAAACCGGGCAAGCTCGGCGATCGCCTCGTTGCGAAAGCGCGGGAGGTGACCCGCGGCGGTCGCTCCGGCATCTACGACGTTCGCGTCACCGCAGGCGACACGGTCATTGCAGAATTCCGCGGGCATTCGCGTGTCATTCCCGGCACGTGGCTGCCACAGCAGGACAAATAAAAAGAACGAACAAATGTGGGGAAACGAGGATGGCTCTGACGAGGCCCAAGGAAGGTGGCAACACCTATAGCGCCGAGATGGACGCGCATGAGCGTGCGTCACGCGACGAGATCATGGCGCTGCAGACGCGGCGGCTGGCCTGGTCGCTGAAGCACGCCTACGACAACGTCGCGCATTATCGCAAGGCCTTCGATGCGGCCGGCGTGCACCCGTCCGACTTTCGCGAGCTGTCCGATCTCGCGAAGTTTCCGTTCACCGTGAAGACAGATCTGCGCGACAATTATCCCTTCAACATGTTCGCGGTGCCGCGTGAAAAGCTGGTGCGCGTGCATGCCTCGTCCGGCACGACGGGCAAGCCGATCGTGGTGGGCTACACGCAAGCCGACATCGACACCTGGTCGGAGGTGATGGCGCGCTCGATCCGCGCCGCCGGCGGCCGGACAGGCATGATCATCCACAATGCCTATGGCTACGGCCTCTTCACCGGCGGCTTAGGCGTGCACTACGGAGCCGAAAAGCTCGGTTGCACCGTGGTGCCGATCTCGGGCGGCATGACCGAGCGGCAGGTGCAGCTCATCAACGACTTCCGCCCCGACATCATCACGGTGACGCCGAGCTACATGCTGGCGATCCTCGACGAGTTCAAGCGCCAGAAGCTCGATCCGCGCGAGTGCTCGCTCAAGGTCGGCATCTTCGGCGCCGAGCCCTGGACCAATGCGATGCGCGGCGAGATCGAGGAGGCCTTCGACATGGATGCGACCGACATCTATGGTCTGTCCGAAGTGATCGGGCCCGGCGTCGCGCAGGAGTGCATTGAGACCAAGGACGGTCTGCACATCTGGGAAGACCATTTCTACCCCGAAGTGATCGACCCCGAGACCGGCGCGGTGCTGCCCGATGGCGAGAAGGGCGAGCTGGTGTTCACCTCGCTCACCAAGGAGGCCTTTCCGGTGATCCGCTATCGCACCCGTGACCTGACGCGGCTGCTGCCGGGCACGGCGCGGCCGGGCATGCGGCGAATGGAGAAGGTCACGGGCCGTTCGGACGACATGATCATCCTGCGCGGTGTCAATCTGTTCCCGACCCAGATCGAGGAGGTGCTGCTCGCAACCGACTGGTGCGGCGGACATTTCATCCTCGAGCTGACCCGGGAAGGCCGCATGGACGAGCTGACAATCATCGCGGAGGCGCGGCCCGAAAGCTGGGACGGACGGGGTCTCGTCGACCACGCGGACCGGATCTCGACCCACATCAAGAATACGATAGGCATCAGCTCGAAGGTGCAGGTGGTTGCGCCTGCCACGCTGGAACGCTCGCTCGGCAAGGCCAAACGCCTCTACGACAAGCGGCCCAAGGACTAGGTCTCACACCCCTCATGGTGAGGAGGCGCGTGAGCGCCGTCTCGAACCATGGAGGCCCGCTCGCGCTGCGGGGCCTTCATCCTTCGAGACGCCTGCTTCGCAGGCTCCTCAGGATGAGGGGAGGCGGTTGACTTGACCCGCCCCAAGGGCGACAAGGCCCGCGAGAAATCGTGGGTCTTTCGATGTCGTCAGCCGATCCTAAAACCGTCGAAGCGCGCTGCGTGCGCCTCGATTCCAAGGCCGAGAACGCCGCTGCGGTCGCGCCGGTCGTCGAGCGTCAGACGCTCGCGCGCGGGCCGAACGATGTGCTGATCGAGGTGAAGGCCGCGGCCGTCAATCCGTCCGACGTGAAGGCTGCGACCGGTCTGATGCCCTACGCCGTATTCCCGCGTACGCCCGGCCGCGACTACGCCGGCGTGGTGATCGACGGGCCGGCGGGCACGATCGGCCGCGAAGTGTTCGGCTCGTCGGGTGATCTCGGCATCCGCCGCGACGGCACCCACGCCAGCCATCTCGTGGTCGATGCCGACGCCGTCGTGGAGAAGCCCACGACTGTGTCCTGGGAAGAGGCCGCCGGAATCGGCGTGCCCTTCGTCACCGCCATGGAAGGCTTTCGCCGCGCCGGCGTGCCGAAGAGCGGTGAGGCCGTTTTGGTGTTCGGCGTCAACGGCAAGGTCGGTCAGGCCGCGGTGCAGATCGCGACCTGGCAGGGCGCGCGCGTCATCGGCGTGGTGCGCAAGGCGGAAGCCTATGAAGGTCATGCCAACGCGCCGATCGAGGTGATCGACGCCTCCGCAACTGATGTCGCCGTGCGCGTGCGCGAAATGACCGGCGGCAAGGGCGCCGACATCGTCTTCAACACAGTCGGAGATCCCTATTTCCAGGCCGCGCACAAGTCGCTGGCACTGCGCGGCCGCCAGATCCTGATCGCCGCGATCGACCGCATCGTGCAGTTCAACATCCTCGAATTCTACCGCGGCCAGCACACCTATGTCGGCATCGACACGCTCGGCCTGTCGTCGGCCGCAACGGGCGCGGTGCTGCGCGACCTCGGTCCGGGCTTTGCGAGCGGCCATTTGAAGCCGTTTCCGATCAACGCGAATGCCGTCTATCCGCTCGAGCGGGCCAAGGAGGCGTACGTCGCAGTCGCCGGCTCCTCGCGGGACCGCGTGATCCTGAAGCCGTAATGATGGAATCCGCCCAATTCGTCATCTTCGCCGGCCTCGTCATCGGTCTCGTCTATGGCGCCGTTGGCCTGCTCAGCGGCTTCTGCCTGATGAGCAGCATGCGCGGCTTTCTTGCTGACGGAGACGGGCGGCTGGTGCGGACCTATGCGCTGGCAATCGCGGTTGCGATCGCCGCCAGCCAGTTCTTTGCCGGCAACGGCATGGTCGATCTCGGCAAGTCGATCTACCTGCAACCAACCTTTTCCGTGCCGGTGCTGTTCCTCGGCGGCCTGCTGTTCGGCTACGGTATGGTGCTGTCGAACGGCTGCGGCTCGCGTGCGCTGGTGCTGCTCGGTCGCGGCAATCTCCGCTCCTTCGTCGTCGTGATCGTGCTGGGCATTGCCGCGCAGATGACGCTCAAGGGGCTGATCGCCCCGGCGCGCATCGCGCTGGTTCAGGCCTCGCAAGCCACTGTCAGCGCCAATTCACTGCCGTCGTTACTCGCAACGCTCGGTCTCACTGAAACCATCTCACGCGCACTGGC is from Bradyrhizobium xenonodulans and encodes:
- a CDS encoding quinone oxidoreductase family protein, with translation MSSADPKTVEARCVRLDSKAENAAAVAPVVERQTLARGPNDVLIEVKAAAVNPSDVKAATGLMPYAVFPRTPGRDYAGVVIDGPAGTIGREVFGSSGDLGIRRDGTHASHLVVDADAVVEKPTTVSWEEAAGIGVPFVTAMEGFRRAGVPKSGEAVLVFGVNGKVGQAAVQIATWQGARVIGVVRKAEAYEGHANAPIEVIDASATDVAVRVREMTGGKGADIVFNTVGDPYFQAAHKSLALRGRQILIAAIDRIVQFNILEFYRGQHTYVGIDTLGLSSAATGAVLRDLGPGFASGHLKPFPINANAVYPLERAKEAYVAVAGSSRDRVILKP
- the paaK gene encoding phenylacetate--CoA ligase PaaK; the protein is MALTRPKEGGNTYSAEMDAHERASRDEIMALQTRRLAWSLKHAYDNVAHYRKAFDAAGVHPSDFRELSDLAKFPFTVKTDLRDNYPFNMFAVPREKLVRVHASSGTTGKPIVVGYTQADIDTWSEVMARSIRAAGGRTGMIIHNAYGYGLFTGGLGVHYGAEKLGCTVVPISGGMTERQVQLINDFRPDIITVTPSYMLAILDEFKRQKLDPRECSLKVGIFGAEPWTNAMRGEIEEAFDMDATDIYGLSEVIGPGVAQECIETKDGLHIWEDHFYPEVIDPETGAVLPDGEKGELVFTSLTKEAFPVIRYRTRDLTRLLPGTARPGMRRMEKVTGRSDDMIILRGVNLFPTQIEEVLLATDWCGGHFILELTREGRMDELTIIAEARPESWDGRGLVDHADRISTHIKNTIGISSKVQVVAPATLERSLGKAKRLYDKRPKD
- the paaI gene encoding hydroxyphenylacetyl-CoA thioesterase PaaI; the protein is MNVKAALSPEDVARACAEAMWAEDDASKGLGMEIVEIGPGFATLAMNVRPDMVNGQRIAHGGFIFTLADSAFAFACNSHNERVVAAQGQITFIKPGKLGDRLVAKAREVTRGGRSGIYDVRVTAGDTVIAEFRGHSRVIPGTWLPQQDK